A single region of the Salarchaeum japonicum genome encodes:
- a CDS encoding transcription factor S, whose product MQFCDECGSMMRKEDGAMVCSSCGHSEAQDEELAAAFVSTDAQDTSDVIESDPESGDEGKPTAEVECDACGNGTAWYTIKQTGSADEPPTRFFKCTECGHRWRSYS is encoded by the coding sequence ATGCAGTTCTGCGACGAGTGCGGGTCGATGATGCGCAAGGAGGACGGCGCGATGGTGTGTTCGTCGTGCGGGCACAGCGAAGCCCAGGACGAGGAACTCGCGGCGGCGTTCGTCTCGACGGACGCCCAGGACACCTCCGACGTCATCGAGTCCGACCCCGAGAGCGGCGACGAAGGCAAGCCCACGGCGGAAGTCGAGTGCGACGCCTGCGGGAACGGCACGGCGTGGTACACCATCAAACAGACCGGGTCGGCGGACGAACCGCCGACGCGCTTCTTCAAGTGCACCGAGTGCGGGCACCGCTGGCGGAGTTACAGTTAG